From Watersipora subatra chromosome 2, tzWatSuba1.1, whole genome shotgun sequence, one genomic window encodes:
- the LOC137386845 gene encoding baculoviral IAP repeat-containing protein 7-like: MILLNIIINLTKLQGEDIAFIYISSFKQPLQHRIDRQILRKKMLYLERQAIDQREESLPSYQQIKDCSTTGLELPITFLAAIIFVVTVVQLLEKHSAHVRFLTWLTHLSNEIKKIAFTWPINQCGSSAKITKQSQLVVDCIDAARCAGTKGSSKEVDEPDELLNETRWIVDSNWVKKSNLWVCTVAQYPENHNPVIPLTLQKELDQKTHREYLTYIKNDLTTEERESLMVDERERRRTFQTQWPHDGTLSGMKMAEAGFYYLGEGDQVQCVFCRGRLRNWSQHEVPMTEHARLFNFCQFVKGLNCGNREYRSKKVASEDMANITVFGNLTDAEQKQQQEIGTDSGPLGICTNRAAVIKYAPDSARLRTFQRWPASSPLTGEQVCEAGFYYTGFGDQVRCFYCLGGIKGWTVHDEPWEEHARWFPDCSYLLNKKGTAFVDLVHQRTPDNKKCTTKTKMQKRAEWKKNAAISEQEAMPEICEKLGHDRQTIAKALADNNNHFESVKDLVNAVHALEDAGEEPMRRDEITPTSVSVSHPLQEHNPPAQQPADQQIGQLQQSERQTKHKAGCKICELKTTNFVPATNVGLPCGHLIYCDSCKTDESKKSVIQQVKCPYSGCNSPLSGTIKVFFA, encoded by the coding sequence atgattttgttaaatataattataaatctaACCAAATTACAGGGAGAAGATAttgcatttatatacatttcatCCTTCAAACAGCCTTTACAGCACCGGATTGACAGACAAATTCTTCGGAAAAAGATGCTTTATTTGGAGAGACAAGCTATCGATCAGAGAGAGGAAAGCCTGCCTTCCTATCAACAGATCAAAGATTGTTCTACCACAGGACTTGAACTACCTATCACCTTCCTTGCGGCCATCATATTTGTGGTAACGGTTGTTCAGCTGTTGGAGAAACACTCTGCACATGTAAGATTTCTAACATGGCTTACACATCTGTCAAATGAAATAAAGAAGATCGCCTTTACATGGCCAATAAACCAATGTGGGTCATCAGCAAAGATCACCAAACAGAGTCAGCTTGTGGTGGACTGCATTGATGCTGCACGGTGCGCTGGAACAAAAGGAAGCAGCAAAGAAGTTGATGAGCCAGATGAACTTTTAAACGAAACCAGATGGATAGTAGATAGCAACTGGGTAAAGAAGTCAAACCTATGGGTCTGCACAGTTGCTCAGTATCCAGAAAACCACAATCCAGTTATACCTCTAACTCTACAGAAAGAACTTGACCAGAAAACCCACAGAGAATACCTTACTTACATTAAAAATGATCTGACAACAGAGGAGCGAGAATCATTAATGGTTGATGAAAGAGAAAGGAGAAGAACATTCCAGACACAATGGCCACACGATGGAACACTATCCGGAATGAAAATGGCTGAAGCTGGATTTTACTACCTCGGAGAGGGAGACCAAGTTCAGTGTGTATTTTGTAGAGGAAGGCTCCGTAACTGGTCACAACATGAGGTTCCCATGACTGAGCATGCTcgactttttaacttttgtcaattTGTCAAAGGATTAAACTGTGGGAATCGAGAATATCGATCAAAGAAAGTAGCGAGTGAGGACATGGCCAATATAACAGTATTTGGTAATCTCACTGATGCTgaacaaaaacaacagcaaGAAATTGGTACAGACAGCGGCCCATTGGGGATCTGTACCAACCGAGCTGCCGTTATAAAGTATGCTCCAGACTCTGCGAGATTGAGAACTTTCCAGAGATGGCCAGCCAGCAGCCCCCTCACTGGAGAGCAAGTTTGTGAAGCAGGATTCTATTATACAGGCTTTGGTGACCAGGTTCGGTGCTTCTACTGCTTAGGAGGAATCAAAGGATGGACAGTTCATGATGAACCATGGGAGGAGCATGCTCGTTGGTTTCCTGACTGTTCTTATTTGCTAAACAAGAAAGGGACAGCATTTGTTGATCTAGTTCACCAAAGGACTCCGGACAACAAGAAATGTACAACAAAAACAAAGATGCAGAAGCGAGCTGAATGGAAGAAAAACGCAGCCATATCTGAACAAGAGGCGATGCCAGAGATTTGTGAAAAACTGGGGCACGATAGACAGACAATCGCTAAAGCTCTGGCCGATAACAACAACCATTTTGAAAGTGTAAAAGACTTGGTGAATGCTGTGCATGCATTGGAAGATGCTGGTGAAGAACCAATGAGACGCGATGAAATAACTCCAACATCTGTGAGTGTCTCACATCCTCTTCAAGAACATAATCCGCCTGCACAACAGCCTGCAGATCAacagataggacaactccaacaaagtGAGCGACAGACTAAACATAAAGCTGGTTGTAAAATTTGCGAACTAAAGACTACTAACTTTGTTCCAGCTACTAATGTTGGACTTCCGTGCGGACATCTTATTTACTGTGACTCATGCAAAACTGATGAGTCAAAAAAGAGTGTAATTCAGCAGGTAAAATGCCCGTATTCTGGTTGCAATTCTCCTCTCTCAGGGACTATTAAAGTATTCTTTGCTTGA